The Acinetobacter pittii genome contains a region encoding:
- a CDS encoding flavodoxin family protein, producing MSNSNIAVVYFSGYGHTKVVAETFANEINAQLIQIDQEGNITEQDWQTLNDAEGIVFGAPTYMGTAPWQFKKFADATSKVWFTRGWQDKVFAGFTNSASLNGDKQVTLIQLQTLASQHGGIWVSLGLLPANTKDATREDVNNLGGSVGLLVQSPSDASVEEVPAGDLETAKLYAQRVQNIVNKIFG from the coding sequence ATGTCTAACTCTAATATCGCGGTTGTATATTTCTCTGGTTATGGCCATACCAAAGTCGTGGCTGAAACGTTTGCAAACGAAATTAATGCTCAGCTCATCCAAATTGATCAAGAAGGTAATATTACTGAGCAAGATTGGCAGACATTAAATGATGCGGAGGGGATTGTTTTTGGTGCTCCGACTTATATGGGTACAGCACCATGGCAGTTTAAAAAGTTTGCTGATGCAACTTCAAAAGTTTGGTTTACACGGGGTTGGCAAGATAAAGTATTTGCAGGCTTCACAAACAGCGCGAGCTTAAATGGGGATAAGCAGGTTACTCTTATTCAATTACAGACTTTAGCATCGCAACATGGTGGAATTTGGGTAAGCCTTGGTTTATTACCAGCGAATACAAAAGATGCAACACGCGAAGATGTAAATAACTTAGGCGGTTCAGTTGGGCTTTTGGTTCAATCACCTTCTGATGCAAGTGTAGAGGAAGTTCCTGCTGGAGACCTTGAAACAGCGAAACTCTATGCTCAACGTGTACAAAATATTGTGAACAAAATTTTTGGTTGA
- a CDS encoding tRNA (cytidine(34)-2'-O)-methyltransferase, translating to MIHVVLYEPEIPANTGNIIRLCANTGAQLHLVKPLGFELDDKKLKRAGLDYHEWARMQIWDNIELCLADLKAKGVEHVFPLTTKGSATPHTVDLNRPVALLMGPETRGLPEHVRLMFPQEQWIRLPMAENSRSLNLSNATAVIVYEAWRQQGFKNLG from the coding sequence GTGATTCATGTTGTCCTATACGAGCCTGAAATTCCTGCCAATACAGGCAATATCATTCGTTTATGTGCTAATACTGGTGCACAGTTACACTTGGTCAAGCCTTTAGGTTTTGAATTGGATGATAAAAAGCTCAAGCGTGCAGGTCTTGATTATCATGAATGGGCACGTATGCAAATTTGGGACAACATAGAACTTTGCCTTGCTGACTTGAAAGCTAAAGGTGTCGAACATGTTTTTCCACTCACCACTAAAGGTTCTGCAACTCCACATACGGTTGATTTGAATCGACCTGTGGCTTTACTGATGGGGCCAGAGACACGCGGTTTGCCTGAGCATGTTCGCTTGATGTTTCCACAAGAACAGTGGATTCGTTTGCCGATGGCAGAAAACTCAAGAAGTTTAAATTTATCTAATGCAACGGCTGTGATTGTTTATGAAGCATGGCGTCAGCAGGGTTTTAAAAACTTAGGATAA
- a CDS encoding winged helix-turn-helix transcriptional regulator — MNECLKYNVFQQHCPARLFFEKIADKWVLLILNVLEEETQHFNLLKKNIQGISPKVLSQKLKMLERDGFIERKIQNTSPIRVDYSLTSLGQNVASMAFQLKEWAETNIEQVLAAQMTYDEKVLEQA; from the coding sequence ATGAATGAATGTCTAAAATATAATGTTTTTCAACAACATTGCCCTGCTCGTTTATTTTTTGAAAAAATTGCAGATAAATGGGTTTTATTGATTTTAAATGTGCTTGAAGAGGAAACTCAGCACTTCAATTTGCTCAAAAAGAATATACAAGGCATCTCTCCTAAAGTCTTATCACAAAAACTAAAGATGTTAGAAAGAGATGGTTTTATTGAGCGTAAAATTCAGAATACGTCTCCTATTCGTGTTGATTACTCACTCACTTCTCTGGGGCAAAATGTCGCTTCAATGGCGTTCCAATTAAAGGAATGGGCTGAAACCAATATTGAACAGGTTTTAGCAGCCCAAATGACTTATGACGAAAAAGTGCTAGAGCAAGCTTAA
- the serS gene encoding serine--tRNA ligase, giving the protein MIDPKLLRNNIEAVNAALAKRGVQLDVQEWASLENRRKDLQSKTEKLQAERNAGAKQVGQIKKSGGDASEIMARMQAIGDEIKAAEVALSELQNEIEQKALSIPNLPDESVPAGKDEDDNVEISKWGTPRQFDFEIKDHTDLGEWMGGLEFETATKLTGSRFSVLKGSLARLQRALTQFMLDTHTLKNGYTEAYVPYLVNADSLRGTGQLPKFEEDLFKLQGEKEYYLIPTAEVPVTNFVRDEIIDTERLPLKYAAHTPCFRSEAGSYGRDTRGLIRQHQFDKVEMVQIVKPETSMQALEELTAHAEGILQALGLPYRKILLCGGDMGFGATKTYDLEVWVPSQNTYREISSCSNMGDFQARRMKARYRMDQKKTELVHTLNGSGLAVGRTLLAVMENYQREDGSIEIPEVLRPYMGGATFID; this is encoded by the coding sequence ATGATCGACCCTAAGTTACTCAGAAATAATATTGAAGCCGTTAATGCGGCTTTGGCAAAACGCGGTGTTCAATTAGATGTTCAAGAATGGGCTTCTTTAGAAAATCGCCGTAAAGACTTGCAATCAAAAACTGAAAAATTGCAGGCAGAACGTAATGCCGGTGCAAAACAAGTGGGTCAGATTAAAAAATCCGGTGGTGATGCTTCTGAAATCATGGCGCGTATGCAAGCCATTGGTGATGAAATTAAAGCTGCTGAAGTTGCTTTGTCAGAGTTACAAAACGAGATTGAACAAAAAGCGTTGAGCATTCCTAACTTACCAGATGAGTCTGTTCCTGCTGGTAAAGATGAAGATGATAACGTTGAAATCTCAAAATGGGGTACGCCTCGTCAGTTTGATTTTGAAATCAAAGATCATACTGATTTAGGTGAGTGGATGGGTGGTTTAGAGTTTGAAACTGCTACTAAATTGACTGGTTCACGTTTTAGCGTATTGAAAGGTTCTTTAGCGCGCCTACAACGTGCGTTAACGCAGTTCATGCTTGATACTCATACTTTAAAGAATGGCTATACAGAAGCTTACGTGCCTTATTTGGTAAATGCTGATTCACTTCGTGGAACTGGTCAGTTGCCAAAATTTGAAGAAGATTTGTTCAAACTTCAAGGTGAAAAAGAATATTACCTCATCCCTACAGCAGAGGTTCCTGTTACTAACTTCGTTCGTGATGAGATTATTGATACCGAACGTTTGCCTTTAAAATATGCAGCGCATACGCCATGTTTCCGTAGTGAAGCTGGTTCTTATGGTCGTGATACCCGTGGTTTAATTCGTCAGCATCAATTTGATAAAGTTGAGATGGTGCAAATCGTTAAACCTGAAACATCTATGCAAGCACTTGAAGAGCTTACTGCACATGCTGAGGGCATTTTACAGGCACTAGGTTTGCCATACCGCAAGATTTTGCTTTGTGGTGGTGACATGGGCTTTGGTGCAACTAAGACTTACGACTTAGAAGTTTGGGTTCCAAGCCAAAATACTTATCGTGAAATCTCTAGCTGCTCTAATATGGGTGATTTTCAGGCACGCCGCATGAAAGCACGCTACAGAATGGATCAAAAGAAGACCGAATTGGTGCATACTTTGAATGGTTCAGGTCTGGCAGTTGGCCGTACTTTGCTTGCTGTAATGGAAAATTACCAGCGTGAAGACGGGTCTATTGAGATTCCAGAAGTATTACGCCCATATATGGGTGGTGCAACGTTTATTGACTAA
- the cysG gene encoding siroheme synthase CysG, with amino-acid sequence MDIFPISLKLQQQHCLIVGGGHIALRKANLLAKAGAVIDIIAPAIEKQLLQLVKTTGGEYFAESFAEKILNTPYRLVIAATNDAQVNKAVFEQCEARNLLVNSVDDIPHCRFMVPAIIDRSPLIISVASNGASPVLSRQLRTQIETIVPHGMGKLAEFSGQWRKQVKEKISNPDERRIFWENLYASPLKEQVFNDNLEVANGLIQQALTEWTAPKGEVYLVGAGPGDPELLTLKALRLMQQADVVIYDRLVSTPILELCRRDATKIYVGKARSNHSVPQDGINALLVEYAQKGKRVCRLKGGDPFIFGRGGEEIQELVEANVTFQVVPGITAASGCSAYAGIPLTHRDYAQSVRFLTGHLKEGSPELPWNELVYEKQTLVLYMGLIGLEHICEQLIAHGQRADMPVALISKGTTPDQKVVVGTLADIATKVSEHHIVAPTLTIIGEVVNLREQLKWQ; translated from the coding sequence GTGGATATTTTTCCAATCTCTTTAAAGTTGCAACAGCAACATTGTCTGATTGTGGGTGGTGGGCATATTGCATTGCGCAAAGCAAACCTTTTAGCTAAAGCAGGAGCTGTAATCGATATTATTGCTCCTGCAATTGAAAAGCAGCTTTTACAGTTAGTCAAAACGACAGGCGGAGAGTATTTTGCCGAGTCCTTTGCTGAAAAAATATTAAATACACCATATCGATTAGTGATTGCTGCAACTAATGATGCGCAAGTGAACAAAGCTGTTTTTGAGCAATGTGAAGCGCGTAATTTATTGGTCAATAGTGTTGATGATATTCCACATTGTCGTTTTATGGTTCCAGCTATTATTGATCGTTCTCCGTTAATTATTTCTGTCGCCTCAAATGGTGCATCACCAGTTTTATCAAGACAGCTTCGTACTCAAATAGAAACAATTGTTCCGCATGGCATGGGTAAGTTGGCTGAGTTTTCTGGTCAATGGCGTAAGCAGGTAAAAGAAAAAATTTCTAATCCAGATGAGCGTCGGATTTTTTGGGAAAATCTCTACGCTAGCCCATTGAAAGAACAAGTTTTCAATGACAATTTAGAAGTTGCGAATGGTTTGATTCAGCAAGCCTTAACAGAATGGACTGCACCTAAAGGTGAAGTTTATTTGGTAGGCGCTGGTCCGGGTGATCCCGAGTTACTGACATTAAAAGCATTACGTCTTATGCAGCAAGCTGATGTTGTGATTTATGATCGTCTTGTTTCTACGCCCATTTTAGAGCTTTGCCGTCGTGATGCGACTAAAATTTATGTCGGTAAAGCGCGTTCAAATCACTCCGTTCCCCAAGATGGTATTAATGCTTTACTGGTTGAGTATGCTCAAAAAGGAAAGCGTGTTTGTCGTTTAAAGGGTGGTGATCCGTTTATCTTTGGACGTGGTGGTGAAGAGATTCAAGAGCTCGTTGAGGCGAATGTCACTTTCCAAGTTGTACCAGGTATAACAGCAGCATCAGGCTGTTCAGCTTATGCGGGTATTCCACTAACACATCGTGATTATGCACAAAGTGTTCGTTTCTTGACTGGGCATTTAAAGGAAGGTTCACCTGAACTTCCTTGGAATGAGCTGGTTTATGAAAAACAAACTTTGGTTTTATATATGGGGCTAATTGGTTTGGAACACATTTGTGAGCAACTTATTGCTCATGGTCAACGTGCTGATATGCCGGTAGCTTTAATCTCTAAAGGAACCACACCAGACCAGAAAGTTGTAGTTGGAACATTAGCTGATATCGCAACAAAAGTGTCTGAACATCATATTGTAGCACCGACTTTAACCATTATTGGTGAAGTGGTGAATTTACGTGAACAGTTAAAATGGCAATAA
- the yeeF gene encoding APC family permease yields MTNLSGTKPTAKLQKNLVLWHIIIIGLAYIQPLTLFDTFGLVSERSGGHVPTSYIFALVAILLTSISYGHMIKRYPSSGSAYTYAQKSIHPNVGFMVGWSSWLDYLLSPLVNIILADIYLRALFPEVNNWLWVIGLTTLMTVINLFGARFVARFNSTIVIIQLGVIFYFVYQVYILLTQGVYADGTLNPDKAALWSLTPFWNDMTSVSALIAGATVLCFSFTGFDALSSLAEETKDAEKTLPKAIFTTALLAGIIFIVSTYFIQLYFPSNPNTYFNPLDESQPVMVAAIGSIAFKTLVLYFAVVAVMASGISAHAGVSRLMYVMGRDGVINKKLFGHISPKLHTPTYNILIVGVVALSAGFLDLEHIVNLISFGALTAFSFVNFSVISRYALRDGKNKTFKDIINYIVIPTLGFASVFMMWLEIDKLALQIGLAWAVIGVGYLAYKTKGFKYNAPQHNEHE; encoded by the coding sequence TTGACAAATTTATCTGGGACTAAACCAACAGCTAAACTTCAAAAGAATCTTGTGCTTTGGCACATTATTATTATTGGTTTAGCTTATATTCAGCCATTAACGTTATTCGATACTTTTGGTTTAGTATCAGAGCGAAGTGGCGGTCATGTACCAACTTCCTACATCTTTGCATTAGTCGCAATCTTATTAACATCGATCAGTTATGGACATATGATTAAACGCTACCCTTCTTCTGGGTCAGCTTATACTTATGCTCAAAAATCAATTCACCCTAATGTTGGTTTTATGGTGGGTTGGTCTTCTTGGTTAGACTATTTACTGTCACCGCTTGTTAATATTATTTTGGCAGATATTTATCTAAGAGCTCTTTTTCCAGAGGTAAATAACTGGTTATGGGTAATTGGTTTAACCACCCTAATGACTGTTATTAACTTATTTGGTGCACGATTTGTCGCGCGCTTTAACAGCACGATCGTTATTATTCAGCTTGGCGTAATTTTTTATTTCGTTTATCAGGTATACATTTTACTCACTCAAGGTGTATATGCAGATGGAACTTTAAATCCGGATAAAGCTGCCTTGTGGTCATTAACTCCTTTTTGGAACGACATGACATCCGTAAGTGCTTTAATTGCTGGTGCAACTGTACTCTGCTTCTCTTTCACAGGGTTTGATGCTTTATCTTCTCTTGCTGAAGAAACAAAAGATGCAGAGAAAACGCTTCCAAAAGCTATTTTTACGACAGCATTACTTGCAGGTATTATTTTCATTGTAAGTACTTACTTCATCCAATTATATTTCCCTAGTAACCCAAATACTTACTTTAATCCTCTGGATGAATCACAGCCTGTGATGGTTGCTGCGATTGGTAGTATTGCATTTAAAACTTTGGTTTTATATTTTGCTGTAGTTGCTGTTATGGCATCAGGTATTTCTGCTCATGCAGGTGTGTCTCGTTTAATGTATGTAATGGGACGTGACGGCGTAATCAACAAGAAATTATTTGGACATATTAGTCCAAAATTGCATACTCCAACTTACAACATTCTTATTGTGGGTGTAGTTGCTTTATCTGCTGGTTTCTTAGATCTTGAGCATATTGTCAACTTGATTAGTTTTGGTGCTTTAACTGCTTTTAGTTTTGTTAACTTCTCTGTTATTTCTCGCTATGCATTAAGAGATGGCAAGAACAAAACGTTTAAAGACATCATCAACTATATTGTTATACCAACACTTGGTTTTGCCAGTGTGTTTATGATGTGGCTAGAGATTGATAAGCTTGCCTTACAAATTGGCTTAGCTTGGGCTGTTATTGGTGTAGGTTATTTGGCCTACAAAACCAAAGGTTTCAAATATAATGCTCCACAGCATAATGAACACGAATAA
- the dhaT gene encoding iron-containing alcohol dehydrogenase, translated as MAKPYYEFFCPVKVIAGNAALEHIPFELATLGAKRPLIITDKGVRANGLLNPIEAAFSTTDAVIGHVFDDVPPDSSLEVVRLAAEAYRANKCDAIIAVGGGSVIDTSKATNILVSEGGDDLLQYAGAHNLPKPLKPFFVIPTTSGTGSEVTMVAVVSDTQKNVKLAFASYYLMPHAAILDPRMTLTLPPHLTAMTGMDALTHCVEAYTCLAANPLSDAYASAGIKKISENLFNVLENPNDSQGRLELAQASTMAGIAFSNSMVGLVHSLGHALGAVAHLPHGLCMNLFLPYVLEYNKQANGQKVGELLLSLAGADIYAQTPATQRADRAIATILAMRDRLFTLTKLPRTLRETGKVTEAQLDEIAEKALNDGSIIYNPKEASLKDIRDILQKAW; from the coding sequence ATGGCTAAACCATACTACGAATTCTTTTGTCCTGTAAAAGTCATTGCTGGTAATGCTGCGTTAGAACATATTCCGTTTGAACTGGCGACCTTAGGTGCAAAACGCCCTCTTATTATTACAGATAAGGGTGTACGCGCAAATGGTTTACTCAACCCGATTGAAGCTGCATTCAGCACGACTGATGCTGTTATTGGTCACGTTTTTGATGATGTTCCACCAGATTCGAGTTTAGAAGTCGTTCGTCTTGCGGCAGAAGCTTATCGTGCAAATAAATGTGACGCGATTATTGCTGTCGGTGGCGGCTCAGTTATTGATACCTCTAAAGCCACTAACATTTTAGTATCTGAAGGTGGAGATGATCTGCTTCAATATGCGGGTGCGCATAACTTACCAAAACCCTTAAAACCATTTTTTGTAATTCCAACAACTTCAGGAACTGGTTCTGAAGTGACTATGGTTGCTGTGGTTTCAGATACTCAAAAGAATGTTAAGTTAGCGTTCGCTTCTTATTACTTAATGCCACATGCAGCGATTTTAGATCCACGCATGACCCTTACACTACCACCTCATTTAACTGCAATGACAGGTATGGATGCTTTAACGCATTGTGTTGAAGCCTATACATGTCTGGCTGCTAATCCATTAAGTGATGCGTATGCAAGTGCTGGCATTAAAAAAATCAGCGAAAACTTATTTAATGTCTTAGAAAATCCAAATGACTCACAAGGTCGTTTAGAACTAGCGCAAGCCTCTACAATGGCAGGTATTGCATTTTCTAATTCAATGGTAGGACTTGTACACTCTTTAGGGCATGCTTTAGGTGCTGTTGCTCACCTACCCCATGGGTTATGCATGAATTTATTCTTACCTTATGTGCTTGAATATAATAAGCAGGCAAATGGACAGAAAGTTGGTGAGTTACTATTATCATTAGCTGGTGCGGATATTTATGCTCAAACTCCAGCAACTCAACGCGCAGATAGAGCAATTGCTACGATTTTGGCAATGCGTGATCGTCTATTTACTTTAACCAAGTTACCACGCACCTTACGCGAAACAGGTAAAGTAACTGAAGCACAGCTCGATGAAATTGCAGAAAAAGCACTAAATGATGGCTCAATTATTTACAATCCTAAAGAAGCTAGCTTAAAAGATATTCGAGATATCTTACAAAAAGCATGGTAA